The Engystomops pustulosus chromosome 1, aEngPut4.maternal, whole genome shotgun sequence genome has a window encoding:
- the LRP2BP gene encoding LRP2-binding protein isoform X3, giving the protein MYYDGLGTREDQRRGVEYMKTIISSGDHRARHLKYAAAYNVGRACYEGCGMRHSDQEAERWWLIAADNGNPKASVKAQSVLGMFYSRPPNKNLQKAFLWHSEACGNGSVESQGALGVMYLYGLGIRRNLHCALECLKEAAERGNVYAQGHLVSYYYNHKLYTKAAELAKRVVQYDNIDLLPNAEACLPIYTAKGIAMANFFLARCLHLGLGTKPDAAAAKQHYRKAFCTDADVTSDLQCDVIYGKI; this is encoded by the exons ATGTATTATGATGGTCTAGGGACTCGTGAAGATCAA CGGAGAGGGGTGGAGTACATGAAGACCATTATCAGCTCCGGCGACCATCGAGCCAGACACCTGAAATATGCAGCAGCCTACAACGTGGGGCGAGCGTGCTACGAAGGCTGCGGGATGCGTCACTCTGACCAAGAAGCAGAGAG ATGGTGGCTGATAGCTGCAGATAATGGAAACCCTAAAGCCAGTGTGAAAGCCCAGAGCGTGCTAGGAATGTTCTACTCCCGACCTCCCAACAAGAATCTGCAGAAG GCTTTCTTGTGGCACTCGGAGGCTTGTGGTAATGGCAGCGTGGAGTCGCAGGGAGCTCTGGGTGTGATGTATCTGTATGGACTGGGTATACGGAGGAATCTGCACTGTGCACTCGAGTGCCTGAAGGAGGCAGCAGAACGTGGAAATGTTTATGCACAGGGGCACCTGGTCAGCTACTACTACAACCACAAGCTGTACACAAAGGCAGCAGAGCTAGCCAAGAG GGTTGTACAATATGACAACATTGACCTCTTACCAAATGCAGAAGCTTGTCTTCCTATATACACAGCCAAGGGAATTGCTATGGCCAACTTCTTCCTAGCTAGATGTCTCCATCTTGGTTTGGGCACAAAGCCAGATGCAGCAGCCGCAAAACAAcattacagaaag GCTTTCTGCACTGATGCAGATGTGACCAGCGATCTCCAGTGTGACGTCATATATGGGAAGATATAG
- the LRP2BP gene encoding LRP2-binding protein isoform X2, whose protein sequence is MKKLNSETLPKRRENEILRSVSQMPGFPQDTQGRAPADLLDAAEQYLKERIERGDKQARFLLGQLCFEEGWYEDALFHFEKVKDEDYQALYQAGVMYYDGLGTREDQRRGVEYMKTIISSGDHRARHLKYAAAYNVGRACYEGCGMRHSDQEAERWWLIAADNGNPKASVKAQSVLGMFYSRPPNKNLQKAFLWHSEACGNGSVESQGALGVMYLYGLGIRRNLHCALECLKEAAERGNVYAQGHLVSYYYNHKLYTKAAELAKRVVQYDNIDLLPNAEACLPIYTAKGIAMANFFLARCLHLGLGTKPDAAAAKQHYRKAFCTDADVTSDLQCDVIYGKI, encoded by the exons ATGAAGAAACTCAACTCAGAGACATTGCCAAAAAGAAGGGAGAATGAGATCTTGCGCAGCGTCAGCCAGATGCCTGGTTTTCCTCAGGATACACAAG GCCGCGCTCCTGCTGACTTACTAGACGCTGCTGAACAATATCTGAAAGAGAGAATTGAAAGAGGAGACAAACAGGCGCGCTTCCTTCTGGGACAACTCTGCTTCGAGGAG GGCTGGTATGAAGATGCTCTATTCCACTTTGAGAAAGTCAAGGATGAGGATTATCAGGCTTTATACCAAGCGGGAGTCATGTATTATGATGGTCTAGGGACTCGTGAAGATCAA CGGAGAGGGGTGGAGTACATGAAGACCATTATCAGCTCCGGCGACCATCGAGCCAGACACCTGAAATATGCAGCAGCCTACAACGTGGGGCGAGCGTGCTACGAAGGCTGCGGGATGCGTCACTCTGACCAAGAAGCAGAGAG ATGGTGGCTGATAGCTGCAGATAATGGAAACCCTAAAGCCAGTGTGAAAGCCCAGAGCGTGCTAGGAATGTTCTACTCCCGACCTCCCAACAAGAATCTGCAGAAG GCTTTCTTGTGGCACTCGGAGGCTTGTGGTAATGGCAGCGTGGAGTCGCAGGGAGCTCTGGGTGTGATGTATCTGTATGGACTGGGTATACGGAGGAATCTGCACTGTGCACTCGAGTGCCTGAAGGAGGCAGCAGAACGTGGAAATGTTTATGCACAGGGGCACCTGGTCAGCTACTACTACAACCACAAGCTGTACACAAAGGCAGCAGAGCTAGCCAAGAG GGTTGTACAATATGACAACATTGACCTCTTACCAAATGCAGAAGCTTGTCTTCCTATATACACAGCCAAGGGAATTGCTATGGCCAACTTCTTCCTAGCTAGATGTCTCCATCTTGGTTTGGGCACAAAGCCAGATGCAGCAGCCGCAAAACAAcattacagaaag GCTTTCTGCACTGATGCAGATGTGACCAGCGATCTCCAGTGTGACGTCATATATGGGAAGATATAG
- the ANKRD37 gene encoding ankyrin repeat domain-containing protein 37: MFEYVTGGGASLSSRIRRSGRRGLCPQIAERCQEERMLQHREDEEELFSLSQLMQPGAAVNSPGDALGQTPAHLAAHGGHAFFLLWQLQTGVDINQQDLFGETLIHKAARSGSLECLSVLVAHEARLDVCNKEGLTPEALALSNGFEECAKYLATVKRTQDTFSRARSSMQELKETTAGMKREQCNMAAAYGKRRRSDGFLLMDT, from the exons ATGTTTGAGTACGTGACGGGGGGCGGGGCCTCGCTGAGCTCCAGAATTAGAAGAAGTGGGAGGCGCGGGCTGTGTCCTCAGATCGCGGAGCGGTGTCAGGAGGAGAGGATGCTGCAGCACAGGGAGgacgaggaggag TTGTTCAGCCTGAGCCAGCTGATGCAGCCGGGAGCAGCTGTGAACTCTCCCGGAGATGCCCTGGGGCAGACGCCCGCACACCTGGCAGCACACGGCGGGCACGCGTTCTTCCTTCTCTGGCAGCTGCAGACTGGAGTGGACATTAACCAGCAG GACCTTTTTGGAGAGACCCTGATTCACAAAGCGGCCCGTTCTGGGAGTCTGGAGTGCCTGAGTGTGCTTGTAGCTCATGAAGCCAGACTAGA TGTCTGTAATAAGGAAGGGCTCACACCGGAAGCTTTGGCCTTGTCTAATGGGTTTGAGGAATGTGCAAAATATCTGGCGACTGTGAAACGCACGCAGGACACATTCTCCAGAGCGAGGTCCTCCATGCAGGAGCTGAAGGAGACGACAGCTGGTATGAAGAGGGAACAGTGCAACATGGCGGCTGCTTATGGGAAGAGGAGACGCTCAGATG GCTTCTTGCTGATGGACACATGA
- the LRP2BP gene encoding LRP2-binding protein isoform X1 — protein sequence MMKKLNSETLPKRRENEILRSVSQMPGFPQDTQGRAPADLLDAAEQYLKERIERGDKQARFLLGQLCFEEGWYEDALFHFEKVKDEDYQALYQAGVMYYDGLGTREDQRRGVEYMKTIISSGDHRARHLKYAAAYNVGRACYEGCGMRHSDQEAERWWLIAADNGNPKASVKAQSVLGMFYSRPPNKNLQKAFLWHSEACGNGSVESQGALGVMYLYGLGIRRNLHCALECLKEAAERGNVYAQGHLVSYYYNHKLYTKAAELAKRVVQYDNIDLLPNAEACLPIYTAKGIAMANFFLARCLHLGLGTKPDAAAAKQHYRKAFCTDADVTSDLQCDVIYGKI from the exons AT GATGAAGAAACTCAACTCAGAGACATTGCCAAAAAGAAGGGAGAATGAGATCTTGCGCAGCGTCAGCCAGATGCCTGGTTTTCCTCAGGATACACAAG GCCGCGCTCCTGCTGACTTACTAGACGCTGCTGAACAATATCTGAAAGAGAGAATTGAAAGAGGAGACAAACAGGCGCGCTTCCTTCTGGGACAACTCTGCTTCGAGGAG GGCTGGTATGAAGATGCTCTATTCCACTTTGAGAAAGTCAAGGATGAGGATTATCAGGCTTTATACCAAGCGGGAGTCATGTATTATGATGGTCTAGGGACTCGTGAAGATCAA CGGAGAGGGGTGGAGTACATGAAGACCATTATCAGCTCCGGCGACCATCGAGCCAGACACCTGAAATATGCAGCAGCCTACAACGTGGGGCGAGCGTGCTACGAAGGCTGCGGGATGCGTCACTCTGACCAAGAAGCAGAGAG ATGGTGGCTGATAGCTGCAGATAATGGAAACCCTAAAGCCAGTGTGAAAGCCCAGAGCGTGCTAGGAATGTTCTACTCCCGACCTCCCAACAAGAATCTGCAGAAG GCTTTCTTGTGGCACTCGGAGGCTTGTGGTAATGGCAGCGTGGAGTCGCAGGGAGCTCTGGGTGTGATGTATCTGTATGGACTGGGTATACGGAGGAATCTGCACTGTGCACTCGAGTGCCTGAAGGAGGCAGCAGAACGTGGAAATGTTTATGCACAGGGGCACCTGGTCAGCTACTACTACAACCACAAGCTGTACACAAAGGCAGCAGAGCTAGCCAAGAG GGTTGTACAATATGACAACATTGACCTCTTACCAAATGCAGAAGCTTGTCTTCCTATATACACAGCCAAGGGAATTGCTATGGCCAACTTCTTCCTAGCTAGATGTCTCCATCTTGGTTTGGGCACAAAGCCAGATGCAGCAGCCGCAAAACAAcattacagaaag GCTTTCTGCACTGATGCAGATGTGACCAGCGATCTCCAGTGTGACGTCATATATGGGAAGATATAG